One window of Candidatus Nitrospira kreftii genomic DNA carries:
- a CDS encoding hypothetical protein (conserved protein of unknown function) — MKRMLFAALLLAGCGSKEEPTTMMVSAASQNTIRATVFEARQTAVPIRVEVTGQVAAIFQATLSSRIQGTIDKLLVREGTQVSKGQVLIKLDNRDLQADLARANADVENTKAHLDRMNQLYTQDAVSKQEMENATRGYRVAEANRKAVEAQLSYTVVKAPFDGVITEKKVEAGELASPGQPLLKMEDPRRLRLEATVAEGDLKSVSNGDTISVVIDALGAGVLIGRVSQILPAGDPHTHTFMVKVDLPNTQGLRTGMFGRFQLEKGATPTILVPLAAIVERGELTSLYAVGADQVARLRWVKLGRRFDQQVEILAGLNEGERVLADGSLGVDGATVQIAETVAAPPGTIP; from the coding sequence GTGAAACGGATGCTTTTCGCGGCGTTGCTCTTAGCCGGCTGCGGATCCAAAGAAGAGCCGACCACAATGATGGTGTCTGCTGCCTCCCAGAACACCATTCGAGCTACAGTTTTCGAGGCTCGACAGACGGCGGTGCCTATCCGTGTTGAAGTGACCGGTCAGGTCGCCGCGATCTTTCAAGCCACGCTCTCCAGTCGCATCCAAGGCACGATCGACAAATTGCTCGTCCGGGAAGGCACGCAGGTCTCCAAAGGTCAGGTTCTGATCAAGCTGGACAATCGAGATCTCCAAGCAGATCTAGCTCGTGCCAACGCGGATGTTGAGAATACGAAAGCCCATCTCGACCGTATGAACCAGCTGTACACCCAAGATGCGGTGTCAAAACAAGAGATGGAGAATGCCACCAGAGGCTATCGGGTTGCGGAGGCAAATCGCAAGGCGGTGGAAGCACAGCTCAGCTATACGGTGGTGAAAGCGCCTTTCGACGGTGTCATTACCGAAAAGAAAGTGGAGGCCGGCGAATTAGCTTCGCCGGGGCAGCCACTGCTCAAAATGGAGGATCCTCGGCGTCTCCGGCTGGAAGCCACGGTGGCGGAAGGTGATCTGAAGTCCGTTTCAAACGGAGACACAATTTCAGTGGTCATTGATGCATTGGGAGCGGGTGTCTTGATCGGAAGGGTTAGTCAAATTCTCCCTGCCGGCGATCCACACACTCACACCTTTATGGTCAAGGTTGATTTGCCCAACACTCAAGGACTGAGGACCGGCATGTTCGGTCGGTTCCAGCTCGAGAAGGGTGCCACGCCAACCATTCTGGTTCCGTTGGCAGCCATCGTCGAACGGGGCGAACTGACCAGCCTCTATGCCGTGGGAGCGGATCAGGTCGCTCGGCTTCGGTGGGTCAAGCTCGGGCGGCGATTCGATCAACAGGTGGAGATCCTTGCCGGCCTGAACGAGGGCGAGCGAGTCTTGGCAGACGGCAGCCTGGGCGTTGATGGAGCCACGGTCCAGATCGCCGAGACGGTGGCCGCGCCACCTGGGACCATTCCGTGA
- a CDS encoding Multidrug transporter AcrB, whose product MTSHITPYRPGLSGRIAALFIDSKLTPLIMVGVLLLGLFAIVVTPREEEPQIVVPMADVWLPFPGASAKVVEEQLTKPFERKLSEIKGVEYVYSISRPGGALIIVRFYVGQPMEQSLVDLYDKLMSNQDLLPPGAEPFLVKPKDVNDVPIITLTLSSERYGEFELHRLAEQVLEESKKVSGTSAGFIVGGRPRELRIQIDPTRLKAYGLTPLQVADVVRGENRALSIGRFDSRNQSVLVETGRFIRSREDLESLIVGVSEQRPVYLRQVAEVTDGPAEATSYVWFGLGAEGARKTSDVKREKGIVNDASRDTLHEFPAVTVAIAKQVGMNAVTVAADVIRKVEDMKGVTIPSDVRVTVTRDYGETAQEKANELLWHLLIAVVAVVVFLGVALGTRPALVVSIAIPLTLALTLFTSMMIGYTINRVTLFALIFSIGILVDDAIVVVENTYRHLRMRLGSHHEASIKAVDEVGNPTILATFTVIAALLPMAFVSGLMGPYMRPIPVNASIAMFFSLLVAFIVIPWFCQTCYRPGVAVAGVEHEGDERGLTARIYRRVLSPLLSHPILAYMFLGVVGLLLVGSTVLFYTRHVVVKMLPFDNKSEIQLVIDMPEGTTLEETSRVTQALGRYVRTVPEVRDYQAYVGTASPFNFSGLVRHYYLREQPHEADIQINLAAKHERDAQSHEIAQRIRSSVHEIAREFGANVKIVEVPPGPPVQSVLVAEVYGPDYNRQLAVAREMRALFETTSGVVDVDDYIEANQMKYVFTVDRAKAALAGIPSQDIVHTLRMALQGSKVGLVHIPEEKSPVQIVLRLPLAERTGLEHLGEIGMRTSAGGIVQLSELLKIEQTVQDKAIYHKNQKPVVYVIADVGGPGAEKAESPVYGVLGVGKKLASFRPAEGYEIEQYYAAQPWSEEKIAMKWDGEWHITYETFRDMGIAFAVAMLLIYLLIVGQFQSFITPLIIMAPIPLTLIGILPGHWLTGSYFTATSMIGFIALAGIIVRNSILLVDFIQLQERAGVSLSEAVIKAGAIRTRPILLTAAALMVGAFVIILDPIFQGLAVSLLFGVGASTLLTLVVIPVVYYHMMGKRAGPTPADGKEALGHGDTISHREPSQVVPA is encoded by the coding sequence ATGACTTCTCATATCACGCCGTATCGCCCAGGACTCAGCGGCCGCATTGCCGCCCTCTTTATCGACAGTAAGCTCACGCCGCTCATCATGGTGGGGGTGTTGCTGCTGGGCCTATTCGCGATAGTCGTGACTCCACGCGAAGAAGAGCCGCAGATCGTGGTGCCGATGGCCGATGTCTGGCTGCCATTTCCCGGTGCCTCGGCCAAAGTCGTCGAAGAGCAACTCACCAAGCCGTTTGAACGTAAACTCTCCGAGATCAAAGGCGTCGAATACGTCTATTCGATTTCACGCCCAGGCGGCGCGCTGATCATCGTCCGTTTCTATGTCGGCCAGCCGATGGAACAGAGTCTGGTCGATCTCTACGACAAGCTGATGTCCAACCAAGACCTGTTACCGCCGGGTGCTGAGCCTTTTCTGGTCAAGCCAAAGGATGTGAATGATGTTCCGATCATCACGCTTACGCTCTCCAGCGAGCGATACGGTGAATTCGAACTGCATCGTCTCGCCGAACAAGTATTGGAGGAGAGCAAAAAAGTATCCGGCACGTCGGCTGGATTTATTGTCGGCGGCCGGCCACGTGAGCTTCGCATTCAGATCGACCCGACGAGGCTCAAGGCGTATGGCCTGACGCCTCTGCAGGTCGCGGACGTGGTGCGCGGGGAAAATCGAGCGTTATCAATAGGTCGCTTTGACAGCCGCAATCAGAGTGTACTCGTGGAGACCGGCCGATTCATCCGATCGCGCGAAGATCTGGAAAGCTTGATAGTCGGTGTCAGTGAGCAGCGGCCCGTCTATCTGCGTCAAGTGGCGGAGGTAACGGACGGGCCAGCCGAGGCGACGAGCTATGTCTGGTTTGGACTCGGAGCCGAAGGCGCCCGTAAAACGTCGGACGTGAAACGTGAAAAGGGGATTGTGAACGACGCTTCACGGGATACGCTTCACGAGTTTCCCGCGGTCACTGTCGCGATTGCGAAGCAAGTCGGCATGAATGCGGTCACTGTCGCCGCCGATGTGATCCGCAAAGTCGAAGACATGAAGGGTGTGACGATTCCATCGGACGTACGCGTGACCGTGACTCGTGATTACGGAGAAACGGCCCAAGAGAAGGCGAATGAACTATTATGGCACCTTTTGATCGCAGTGGTCGCGGTCGTGGTATTCCTGGGTGTGGCATTGGGCACGAGGCCGGCTCTCGTCGTCTCGATCGCAATCCCTCTGACCCTCGCGCTCACACTCTTTACATCGATGATGATCGGGTACACGATCAACCGGGTGACCCTGTTTGCTCTCATTTTTTCGATCGGCATTCTTGTGGACGATGCCATCGTGGTTGTTGAGAATACGTACCGACATCTGAGAATGCGCCTTGGGTCTCATCACGAGGCCTCCATCAAGGCGGTGGATGAAGTCGGAAACCCCACGATCCTGGCGACATTCACCGTGATTGCCGCACTGTTGCCGATGGCGTTCGTCTCTGGATTGATGGGTCCATACATGAGACCGATTCCTGTGAACGCGTCCATTGCCATGTTTTTTTCGTTGCTGGTCGCCTTCATTGTGATCCCCTGGTTTTGCCAAACGTGCTACCGCCCCGGTGTGGCCGTGGCGGGTGTCGAACATGAAGGTGACGAGCGAGGACTCACCGCTCGGATCTATCGGCGAGTCCTTTCCCCGCTGCTGTCCCATCCGATTCTGGCGTACATGTTTCTCGGGGTGGTTGGTCTGTTGCTTGTCGGGTCAACCGTATTGTTCTACACCCGCCACGTCGTGGTGAAAATGCTTCCGTTCGACAATAAGAGTGAAATTCAGCTGGTGATCGATATGCCGGAAGGCACGACGCTCGAAGAGACCTCCCGAGTGACGCAGGCGTTAGGACGATATGTGAGGACCGTGCCGGAGGTTCGAGACTATCAAGCTTATGTCGGAACGGCGTCGCCGTTTAATTTCAGCGGGCTGGTCCGCCACTATTACTTACGGGAACAACCACATGAGGCCGATATCCAGATCAATTTGGCGGCGAAACACGAGCGGGACGCCCAAAGTCACGAAATAGCTCAGCGGATTCGTTCTTCCGTGCACGAAATCGCTCGAGAGTTCGGTGCGAATGTCAAGATTGTCGAAGTGCCACCTGGTCCCCCCGTCCAATCGGTGCTCGTCGCTGAGGTGTACGGTCCCGATTACAACCGGCAGCTCGCGGTGGCTCGTGAGATGCGCGCCTTGTTCGAAACCACGTCGGGAGTGGTGGATGTGGATGATTATATCGAAGCAAATCAGATGAAATATGTCTTCACAGTCGATCGGGCAAAGGCTGCCCTCGCCGGCATTCCTTCCCAGGACATTGTACATACCCTGCGCATGGCGCTTCAGGGATCCAAGGTGGGGCTGGTCCATATTCCTGAAGAAAAGAGCCCGGTGCAAATCGTGTTGCGCTTACCGCTCGCCGAGCGGACCGGCTTGGAGCACCTGGGAGAGATTGGCATGCGCACGAGTGCCGGCGGCATCGTCCAACTCTCCGAATTGCTCAAGATCGAGCAAACAGTTCAGGACAAGGCGATCTATCACAAGAATCAGAAGCCGGTGGTGTATGTGATTGCCGACGTCGGCGGTCCGGGGGCGGAGAAGGCCGAAAGTCCGGTCTATGGTGTGCTAGGGGTGGGGAAGAAATTAGCGAGCTTCCGACCGGCGGAAGGCTATGAGATCGAACAGTACTACGCAGCACAGCCTTGGTCGGAAGAGAAAATCGCAATGAAATGGGATGGAGAATGGCACATCACCTATGAAACGTTCCGTGATATGGGGATCGCCTTTGCCGTGGCCATGTTGCTGATTTATCTCTTGATCGTCGGACAGTTTCAATCTTTTATCACGCCGCTGATCATCATGGCGCCGATTCCGCTGACGCTGATCGGCATTCTGCCGGGGCATTGGCTGACCGGATCGTACTTCACCGCCACATCGATGATTGGATTCATCGCGCTCGCCGGTATCATCGTCAGGAATTCCATCCTCCTCGTCGATTTCATTCAGCTACAAGAACGAGCGGGTGTGTCCTTATCAGAAGCGGTGATCAAAGCAGGGGCCATACGGACCCGCCCCATCTTGCTGACAGCCGCAGCGCTGATGGTGGGTGCTTTCGTCATCATTCTTGATCCGATCTTTCAAGGGTTGGCTGTCTCGTTGCTCTTCGGGGTCGGCGCATCGACGCTGCTGACGCTCGTTGTGATTCCGGTGGTCTACTACCACATGATGGGAAAACGGGCTGGACCAACCCCTGCTGATGGGAAGGAAGCTCTAGGCCACGGAGATACCATCTCCCATCGCGAACCCTCACAGGTAGTTCCTGCCTAA
- a CDS encoding hypothetical protein (conserved protein of unknown function): MDHLQEIVGTSSAMCTVFDLVRKVAKTDLPVLITGETGTGKELTARAIHEQSLRRQGPFVPINCGAIPETLLESELFGHEQGAFTGAVRRKKGRLEGAAGGTLLLDEVGDLLSSLQVKLLRFLQEGTFERVGGEETLHVDARIIGATNVDLKAAIEKNRFREDLYYRLGVLQIHLPPLRERGEDTLLMAMRFLRYAADSNRRAIWGYTSEALQAIRSYHWPGNVRELSNRVRRAVIMAEGREITPHDLGLTREAAQEGEDSLDSLKVAQRRIEVEMIVKGIRMHRGNLTRVARDLDVSRTTLYRKLREYNLQSLVPPSHLAGAVSERVSDGPFGLNL; the protein is encoded by the coding sequence ATGGACCACCTACAAGAGATTGTCGGAACGAGTTCAGCTATGTGTACGGTCTTTGACTTGGTCCGCAAGGTGGCTAAGACAGACCTCCCTGTCTTGATCACCGGTGAAACGGGTACCGGCAAGGAACTCACTGCGCGAGCGATCCACGAGCAGAGCCTGAGGAGGCAGGGCCCGTTTGTGCCGATCAATTGCGGTGCTATTCCCGAAACATTGTTGGAGTCTGAACTGTTCGGGCATGAACAGGGGGCCTTTACCGGAGCGGTGCGACGAAAGAAAGGTAGGTTGGAAGGAGCAGCCGGAGGGACTTTGTTGCTGGATGAAGTCGGCGACCTCCTTTCGTCTTTGCAGGTCAAGCTGCTCCGGTTTTTGCAGGAAGGCACATTCGAACGAGTCGGCGGTGAGGAGACCCTACACGTCGATGCTCGAATCATTGGCGCGACCAATGTTGATCTGAAGGCCGCGATCGAGAAGAACCGGTTTCGGGAGGATCTCTACTACCGCCTGGGTGTACTGCAGATTCATCTCCCACCGCTTCGGGAACGTGGTGAAGACACATTGCTCATGGCCATGCGCTTCCTGCGATACGCCGCAGATTCGAATCGCAGGGCGATATGGGGGTATACCTCCGAAGCTCTCCAGGCGATTCGCTCCTACCATTGGCCCGGGAACGTGCGGGAGCTCAGCAATCGAGTCAGGCGTGCCGTAATCATGGCCGAGGGGCGAGAGATTACGCCGCACGACCTGGGTTTGACCCGGGAGGCCGCCCAAGAAGGAGAGGATTCGCTCGATTCCCTAAAAGTCGCCCAACGTCGGATTGAAGTGGAGATGATCGTCAAGGGGATCAGGATGCATCGAGGGAACCTGACGCGCGTGGCCCGTGATCTTGATGTAAGTCGAACGACGTTGTATCGAAAGCTTCGTGAATACAACCTCCAATCTCTGGTGCCTCCGTCTCATCTTGCCGGTGCCGTTTCCGAGCGTGTGTCCGACGGACCATTTGGCCTGAATCTGTGA
- a CDS encoding Multi-sensor hybrid histidine kinase produces MTRFERTPTPLVYGAIVLSIGVVFMSDLLTSLGMMVGVLYLLPLVFSYLTWRPLVPVYTAATTTLLILTGFFLSPHGIEPFLAAQNRAFVVGTSWVLAALGYQFITNKLAVRKQEWLQSGQTLLSERMAGDPNLEELGSRILSTVAGYLDAPAGAFFIENGRAFNRVATYGVPADARIPLEIQAGDGLLGVALAERKVSVVCDVPDGYLPIGSSLGRSAARQLFIAPLAVERSIKAVVELGFFHPVGESDKEFMARVSESIAVAIRSAQARAHIQQLLETTQRQAEELQMQSEELRAANEELTEQSARLQDSHARLEEQQAELEQSNAQLEEQTQMLETQKDVLMRAQSDLKDQARELEQAGRYKSQFLANMSHELRTPLNASLILARQLGDNVGGNLTPEQVKYARSIESAGRDLLSLINEVLDLAKVEAGRMEVQLDPVGLGVLIQHMETRFQPMAGEKGLSLRVRLREGLPETIETDQQRLEQVLNNLLSNAIKFTEQGEVALEISRAADGRLAFAVRDTGIGISDDQQQVIFEPFRQADGTTNRKYGGTGLGLSIAREFTRLLGGDIRLSSQPGRGSTFTVLLPERSEGAGPYVREMSFASFNPLVVKEQASRHSGAPPVPALIPDDRERLSGNRRVVLIVEDDEPFAQILYDLAHDQGFHALIATTADEALVLAKQFVPSAILLDISLPDISGLSVLDRLKIDSPTRHIPVHILSVHDYTQTALSLGAVGYILKPVKRDQLIDAFQRLEQRLTQRLRRVLIVEDDAVQREAITVLLASRDVEAVGVGTAADCLDRLRATTFDCMVLDLSLPDENGYALLETLSREDRYSFPPVIIYTGRDLLPDEEQRLRRYAKSIIIKGAKSPERLLDEVTLFLHQVIADLPPEQQAMLNRARHGDAALEGTRLLVVEDDVRNVFALMSLLEPRGAKVQVARNGREALETLEGSLQPDGAPIDLVLMDIMMPEMDGLTAMREIRKRPEWKNLPIIALTAKAMKSDHVQALTAGANDYMAKPLDVDRLLSLVRIWMPKS; encoded by the coding sequence ATGACACGTTTTGAACGGACCCCCACGCCACTGGTCTATGGCGCGATCGTCCTCTCGATCGGCGTTGTGTTCATGAGCGATCTTCTGACGTCGCTCGGTATGATGGTAGGGGTTTTGTATCTCCTCCCACTGGTCTTCTCATACTTGACATGGCGACCGCTGGTGCCGGTCTATACGGCTGCGACGACCACGCTCCTCATACTCACCGGCTTCTTCCTGAGTCCACACGGTATCGAACCGTTTCTTGCGGCACAGAACCGCGCGTTTGTGGTGGGAACCAGTTGGGTTTTGGCGGCCCTCGGCTATCAATTCATCACCAATAAACTCGCTGTCCGCAAGCAGGAGTGGCTACAATCAGGACAGACCCTCCTGAGCGAGCGTATGGCCGGCGATCCCAACTTGGAAGAGCTTGGTAGCCGGATCCTCAGCACTGTGGCTGGATATCTCGACGCGCCGGCCGGCGCCTTTTTTATCGAGAACGGACGCGCGTTCAACCGGGTGGCGACGTATGGAGTCCCGGCCGATGCCCGCATCCCGCTGGAAATCCAGGCCGGCGATGGCTTGCTTGGTGTGGCGCTCGCTGAACGAAAGGTAAGTGTCGTCTGCGACGTGCCCGACGGCTATCTTCCCATCGGGAGTTCGCTGGGCCGTAGCGCTGCGCGACAGCTGTTCATCGCCCCGTTGGCCGTGGAGCGGTCGATTAAAGCGGTGGTGGAATTGGGATTCTTCCATCCGGTGGGCGAGTCGGATAAGGAATTCATGGCCAGGGTGTCCGAGTCGATCGCGGTGGCGATCCGCTCGGCCCAGGCCCGCGCCCACATTCAACAATTGTTGGAAACAACCCAGCGTCAGGCGGAAGAGTTACAAATGCAGAGCGAAGAGCTGCGAGCGGCGAATGAGGAGTTGACGGAGCAAAGCGCCAGGCTTCAGGATTCTCATGCCAGGTTGGAGGAGCAACAGGCCGAGCTGGAACAGAGCAATGCGCAGTTGGAAGAGCAGACGCAGATGTTGGAGACACAGAAGGATGTATTGATGCGCGCCCAAAGCGATCTGAAGGACCAGGCCCGCGAGTTGGAACAAGCCGGTCGGTACAAATCCCAATTCTTGGCCAACATGTCCCATGAACTGCGCACACCGCTGAATGCATCGCTGATTCTCGCTCGCCAGCTTGGTGACAACGTCGGCGGTAACCTGACGCCTGAGCAAGTCAAATACGCCCGCAGCATCGAATCCGCCGGACGGGATCTGTTGTCGCTCATCAATGAAGTGCTGGATCTGGCGAAAGTCGAAGCTGGTCGCATGGAGGTGCAGCTAGATCCTGTTGGTCTGGGCGTCTTAATACAGCATATGGAGACGAGATTTCAGCCGATGGCAGGGGAAAAGGGTTTGAGCCTGCGCGTCAGACTTAGGGAAGGACTGCCGGAGACGATCGAAACCGACCAGCAGCGACTGGAACAGGTGCTCAATAATTTACTCTCGAACGCGATCAAGTTTACGGAACAGGGCGAGGTCGCTTTGGAGATCTCTCGCGCGGCGGACGGCCGACTTGCCTTCGCGGTCCGTGACACCGGGATCGGCATCTCCGACGACCAACAGCAAGTCATTTTCGAACCGTTTCGCCAGGCCGATGGCACAACCAATCGGAAATACGGAGGCACCGGACTCGGGCTGTCCATCGCCCGCGAATTCACGCGTCTCTTGGGAGGCGACATCCGGTTGTCCAGCCAGCCTGGTCGCGGCAGCACCTTCACCGTTCTCTTGCCGGAACGGTCTGAAGGGGCCGGTCCCTATGTACGCGAAATGTCCTTTGCGTCTTTCAACCCCCTTGTGGTCAAGGAACAGGCATCGCGCCATTCGGGTGCGCCGCCTGTGCCGGCTCTGATCCCGGACGACCGCGAACGACTGTCGGGCAATCGGCGTGTCGTCCTGATCGTCGAAGACGACGAGCCGTTCGCCCAGATTCTCTATGACCTCGCGCATGATCAAGGATTCCACGCTTTGATCGCGACGACCGCCGATGAGGCGTTGGTCTTAGCGAAACAGTTCGTGCCGAGTGCGATCCTGCTCGACATCAGTTTGCCTGACATCTCGGGACTGTCCGTGCTCGACCGGTTGAAGATCGATTCGCCCACCAGACATATCCCGGTCCACATCCTGTCGGTCCACGATTACACCCAGACGGCGCTCTCGCTCGGTGCCGTGGGCTACATTCTCAAGCCGGTGAAGCGCGACCAATTGATCGACGCCTTCCAGCGTCTGGAGCAACGCCTGACGCAACGGTTGCGGCGTGTGCTGATTGTGGAAGACGACGCGGTGCAGCGGGAAGCCATCACAGTGCTGCTGGCCTCGCGAGACGTGGAGGCTGTCGGCGTAGGCACTGCCGCGGACTGTTTGGATAGGCTGCGCGCCACGACGTTTGACTGTATGGTGCTCGACTTGAGCCTTCCGGATGAGAACGGGTACGCCTTGTTGGAAACGCTGAGCCGGGAAGATCGGTACTCGTTTCCGCCGGTCATTATTTATACGGGCCGCGACTTGTTGCCGGATGAGGAGCAGAGACTCAGGCGTTATGCCAAGTCCATTATCATCAAGGGCGCCAAGTCGCCCGAGCGGTTGTTGGACGAAGTGACGCTCTTCCTGCATCAGGTGATCGCCGACCTGCCTCCCGAGCAACAAGCCATGCTCAATCGCGCGCGGCACGGCGACGCGGCATTGGAGGGGACTCGATTGTTGGTCGTGGAGGACGACGTGCGCAACGTGTTCGCGCTGATGAGCTTGCTGGAGCCGCGCGGCGCCAAAGTGCAGGTGGCCCGCAACGGTCGCGAAGCTCTGGAGACGTTGGAAGGGTCTCTTCAGCCGGACGGAGCTCCGATCGACCTTGTGCTCATGGACATCATGATGCCGGAGATGGACGGCTTGACCGCCATGCGCGAAATCCGCAAGCGCCCTGAATGGAAAAACTTGCCCATCATCGCGCTCACCGCCAAGGCGATGAAGTCCGACCATGTACAGGCATTGACCGCCGGCGCCAACGACTATATGGCCAAGCCGCTGGACGTGGACAGGCTTTTGTCGCTGGTGCGGATCTGGATGCCGAAGTCGTGA
- a CDS encoding putative methyltransferase Cher3, whose translation MVGDNMKANVAVTASRTALYQGHVGKTDALEIELLLESLYRAYEYDFRGYARPSLTRRLALAREHFGCRSYSQLQDVLLHEPAALPKLLGFLTVQVSEMFRDPGYFRALRQEVVPHLKTYPSLKVWVAGCGAGEELYSLVILFREEGLENRTLFYATDIDRDALKEAEAGIYSLDRMASFTTNHRRSGAKESLSEYYHAGSRAAVFDKALRKRTVFAEHNLVSDAVFAEAHLISCRNVLIYFDRPLQRRAIGLFREALVWKGFLGLGDKETVHFTGHDETFESFVRKERIYRKRGDL comes from the coding sequence ATGGTCGGCGACAACATGAAAGCTAACGTGGCAGTAACCGCTTCTAGGACGGCCCTATACCAAGGACACGTAGGGAAGACCGACGCACTCGAAATCGAGTTGCTGCTCGAATCGCTCTATCGGGCGTATGAGTACGACTTTCGCGGCTATGCCAGACCGTCGCTGACGCGTCGCCTGGCGCTGGCGCGCGAGCATTTCGGCTGCCGGAGCTATTCGCAGCTACAAGATGTGCTGCTGCATGAGCCGGCGGCGTTACCGAAGTTGCTCGGCTTTCTGACGGTGCAGGTGAGTGAAATGTTCCGCGATCCTGGATACTTTCGCGCGCTGCGCCAAGAGGTGGTGCCGCATCTAAAGACCTATCCGTCGCTCAAAGTGTGGGTGGCCGGTTGCGGTGCGGGAGAAGAGCTCTATTCGCTTGTCATTTTGTTTCGCGAAGAGGGATTGGAGAACCGCACATTGTTCTATGCTACGGATATCGACCGTGACGCGCTCAAGGAAGCCGAGGCCGGGATCTACTCGCTGGACCGGATGGCATCCTTCACGACGAATCATCGGCGGTCGGGCGCGAAAGAGTCGCTGTCCGAGTATTACCATGCCGGATCGCGGGCGGCGGTGTTCGACAAGGCTTTGCGCAAGCGGACGGTCTTTGCCGAACACAATCTGGTTTCCGATGCCGTCTTCGCCGAGGCGCATTTGATCTCCTGCCGCAACGTGTTGATCTATTTCGACCGGCCGCTTCAACGACGAGCCATCGGGCTCTTCAGGGAGGCGCTCGTGTGGAAAGGATTTTTAGGCCTGGGAGACAAGGAGACCGTACACTTTACCGGCCATGATGAGACCTTCGAGTCGTTCGTACGGAAGGAACGCATCTATCGCAAGCGAGGGGATCTATGA